Proteins from a genomic interval of Vanessa atalanta chromosome 28, ilVanAtal1.2, whole genome shotgun sequence:
- the LOC125074826 gene encoding zinc finger protein 728-like isoform X7 translates to MESISNEGMCRCCASEGTFKDFLTTYHWMGEEEIYADMLRDCFAITLYTSDDVNNGGICEVCITQLRNACNFKRQVQQTEEQFKKRVQNSVLKSSVIKLEMAGVDDGEHSDTNLSDEFSVTEFEVPIKEEKVEEKPKKRQAAKPSTSRAKKAKTEDGEPSAKRLTGARKIRKRTLKQESGEGEVLNKVVYHEKQLREMQKQWHNLSTLLKYSNATPFKDRNDAGYICAYCFKTYPDPNVLRHHTHYDHDKEKPTYKSGSGMSSFVAYLDIVGLKCTICNQNMESINVLTEHLVKDHDKKYYLGVTDYFQPFKLTSEPVINCCLCDEIFHNMKLLMQHMNIHYRNFICTICGAGFVNSFRLNRHETTHGKKKSSFTCRHCGQVFAAESKKKAHVNTEHKGIAGDSVCQICKARFKNYYQKTRHMIQVHNVEGIKCDLCDKKFNLKSNLVLHMRSVHLKERPYECSVCSMGFFIKRHMLGHYLATHTNERKFKCDVCGKAYATQNSKRKHMKKNHGISKNTVISESLDK, encoded by the exons ATGGAGTCTATTTCAAACGAAGGCATGTGTCGGTGTTGTGCATCGGAAGGTACTTTTAAAGACTTTCTTACGACGTACCATTGGATGGGCGAAGAAGAAATTTATGCCGATATGCTAAGAGATTGTTTTGCGATTACA TTATACACATCGGATGACGTTAATAATGGGGGTATATGCGAGGTGTGTATTACGCAGCTCCGAAACGCTTGCAACTTCAAGCGTCAGGTGCAGCAGACAGAGGAGCAGTTTAAAAAGAGAGTTCAGAACAGTGTACttaaat CGAGCGTCATAAAACTGGAGATGGCTGGCGTTGACGACGGCGAACATTCCGATACAAATTTATCCGACGAATTTTCTGTTACGG aattCGAAGTGCCGATAAAAGAGGAGAAGGTCGAAGAGAAACCGAAGAAACGTCAAGCGGCCAAACCGTCGACGTCCAGAGCGAAGAAGGCGAAGACCGAGGACGGCGAGCCTTCAGCTAAAC gcCTTACCGGAGCCCGAAAAATACGAAAACGGACTCTAAAGCAGGAAAGCGGGGAGGGTGAGGTATTGAATAAAGTAGTGTATCATGAGAAACAATTACGAGAGATGCAGAAACAGTGGCACAATCTGAGCACTCTTTTGAAATATTCGAACGCAACGCCGTTCAAGGATAGAAACGACGCGGGTTACATTTGCGCGTACTGCTTCAAAACCTACCCCGACCCAAACGTTCTAAGACACCACACCCACTACGACCACGATAAAGAGAAACCCACGTACAAATCCGGTTCAGGAATGAGTAGTTTCGTAGCTTATTTAGATATAGTCGGCCTGAAATGTACGATATGTAATCAAAATATGGAAAGCATAAACGTTCTAACCGAGCATCTAGTCAAAGATCACGATAAGAAGTATTATTTGGGTGTAACCGACTATTTCCAACCTTTCAAGTTGACCAGCGAACCGGTCATCAATTGCTGCCTCTGTGACGAAATATTCCACAATATGAAGTTGCTGATGCAGcatatgaatatacattatagGAATTTCATATGCACGATATGCGGAGCTGGTTTCGTGAATAGCTTCCGGCTCAACAGGCACGAGACGACGCATGGCAAGAAGAAATCTAGCTTTACGTGTCGGCACTGCGGACAGGTCTTCGCTGCTGAATCCAAGAAGAAGGCACACGTCAATACCGAACATAAAGGTATAGCCGGTGACAGCGTGTGTCAGATTTGTAAAGCGAGGTTCAAGAATTATTACCAAAAGACGAGACACATGATACAAGTCCACAATGTTGAAGGAATAAAATGTGATTTGTGCGACAAAAAGTTCAATTTGAAATCTAATCTCGTCCTCCACATGAGGAGTGTCCATTTGAAGGAGAGGCCGTACGAATGTTCCGTATGTAGTATGGGTTTCTTTATCAAACGACACATGCTTGGACATTATTTGGCGACGCATACGAACGAGAGGAAATTCAAATGCGACGTCTGCGGTAAGGCGTATGCAACGCAAAACAGTAAACGGAAACATATGAAGAAGAATCACGGTATATCAAAGAATACAGTGATCAGCGAGAGTTTAGACAAGTGA
- the LOC125074826 gene encoding zinc finger protein 62-like isoform X2 encodes MESISNEGMCRCCASEGTFKDFLTTYHWMGEEEIYADMLRDCFAITLYTSDDVNNGGICEVCITQLRNACNFKRQVQQTEEQFKKRVQNSVLKSSVIKLEMAGVDDGEHSDTNLSDEFSVTEFEVPIKEEKVEEKPKKRQAAKPSTSRAKKAKTEDGEPSAKRTDGDAPKRRKKKKKSDVSATPERIEHRVNLTSILQFSNASPFRDKTMRGFSCLYCAKYFQHIDELRAHTSQQSEKDKINTMLDYKLSYNPIKLDITNLRCTVCDKNMKDLIELKEHLVVAHSKTIHRNIKDIILPFRLENGQNFTCVICSVVHISFKNLYHHMSSHYRNYCCKKCGAGYITIAALRKHGKTHYQGHFPCDYCDKSYTSLTKKRNHEKGVHTGGWLRNKCPHCPEIFVSYYDRSEHLVKVHNEAPVVYPCNACNKTYKKKFELNRHIKHHHLQQRSFLCDKCNAKFFSKRGLVDHMTRHTGAEICSCDVCGKSFSRMRTLREHMRIHEDDKRFQCEVCKKTFMQKSSLKSHVRLHQDDLDIFKEFDDVKHLIDNREMTLKQIAAENKKKAQAEKLKDQYP; translated from the exons ATGGAGTCTATTTCAAACGAAGGCATGTGTCGGTGTTGTGCATCGGAAGGTACTTTTAAAGACTTTCTTACGACGTACCATTGGATGGGCGAAGAAGAAATTTATGCCGATATGCTAAGAGATTGTTTTGCGATTACA TTATACACATCGGATGACGTTAATAATGGGGGTATATGCGAGGTGTGTATTACGCAGCTCCGAAACGCTTGCAACTTCAAGCGTCAGGTGCAGCAGACAGAGGAGCAGTTTAAAAAGAGAGTTCAGAACAGTGTACttaaat CGAGCGTCATAAAACTGGAGATGGCTGGCGTTGACGACGGCGAACATTCCGATACAAATTTATCCGACGAATTTTCTGTTACGG aattCGAAGTGCCGATAAAAGAGGAGAAGGTCGAAGAGAAACCGAAGAAACGTCAAGCGGCCAAACCGTCGACGTCCAGAGCGAAGAAGGCGAAGACCGAGGACGGCGAGCCTTCAGCTAAAC GAACGGACGGCGACGCGCCCAAGCGcaggaaaaagaaaaagaaatctGACGTTAGCGCCACGCCCGAGCGCATTGAGCACAGAGTGAACCTCACATCGATACTGCAGTTCTCCAACGCAAGTCCGTTCAGGGACAAGACGATGCGCGGCTTCTCCTGCCTCTACTGCGCGAAATACTTCCAACACATCGACGAACTACGGGCGCACACGTCTCAACAGTCGGAAAAAGACAAAATTAACACGATGCTTGATTACAAACTCAGCTATAATCCAATAAAACTAGACATTACTAACCTTAGATGCACGGTAtgtgataaaaatatgaaagatttGATCGAGCTCAAAGAACATTTAGTTGTTGCGCACAGTAAAACaatacatagaaatataaaagaCATTATACTACCTTTTAGACTTGAGAACGGACAGAATTTCACATGTGTCATATGTTCGGTCGTTcacatatcatttaaaaatctcTATCATCATATGAGTAGTCATTATCGTAATTATTGTTGTAAGAAGTGCGGTGCTGGTTACATAACTATAGCGGCTTTAAGGAAGCACGGAAAGACGCACTACCAAGGTCATTTCCCGTGCGATTACTGTGATAAATCATACACATCTTTGACGAAGAAGCGCAATCACGAAAAGGGCGTCCACACGGGTGGCTGGCTCAGGAACAAGTGCCCTCACTGTCCGGAAATATTCGTGAGCTACTACGATCGTAGCGAGCATTTAGTGAAGGTTCATAACGAGGCTCCAGTCGTGTACCCTTGCAACGCTTGCAATAAGACATACAAAAAGAAGTTCGAATTGAACAGGCATATCAAACACCACCACCTCCAGCAGAGGAGCTTCCTATGCGACAAGTGCAACGCGAAGTTCTTCTCGAAACGTGGCTTAGTCGATCATATGACGAGACATACTGGGGCGGAGATATGCTCGTGCGATGTTTGCGGGAAATCGTTCTCCCGGATGCGGACTCTCAGGGAACATATGAGGATACACGAAGACGATAAGAGATTTCAATGCGAGGTCTGCAAGAAGACGTTCATGCAGAAGAGCAGCCTGAAGAGTCACGTTCGTTTACATCAAGACGATTTGGACATATTCAAGGAATTCGATGACGTCAAACATCTGATCGACAACAGGGAGATGACGTTGAAGCAGATCGCGGCTGAGAACAAGAAGAAGGCACAGGCCGAAAAGTTGAAGGATCAATATCCTTAG